Proteins from a genomic interval of Trichoderma breve strain T069 chromosome 2, whole genome shotgun sequence:
- a CDS encoding integral membrane protein S linking to the trans golgi network domain-containing protein, with translation MARRRRPPRAGALTELPPLKIASQIAILQALYYCAALVLMLFTTLVAGMPFSFDLILGWDRVRGDTTQGWLMAFVWLLNGGFCMSVAMVILVARSKLVPDFALTIHFLHLLFTCLYTRSLPRNSMWWFTMLASSATAVGLGMWGCRYRELQPVFFLGGRILGSGTSGPSNRGPGAREDALHPDVEDGMGGSSTAGEYEMNQIKTSA, from the exons ATGGCTCGCCGTCGCAGACCCCCTCGCGCCGGCGCCCTCACGGAACTCCCGCCCCTCAAAATCGCCTCCCAGATAGCCATCCTCCAGGCCCTCTACTACTGCGCCGCCCTCGTCCTCATGCTCTTCACCACTCTGGTCGCGGGCATGCCGTTTAGCTTCGACCTGATTCTCGGCTGGGACCGCGTGCGCGGCGACACAACCCAAGGATGGCTCATGGCCTTTGTCTGGCTCCTCAACGGAGGATTCTGCAT GTCCGTCGCCATGGTCATCCTCGTCGCGCGCAGCAAACTCGTCCCCGACTTCGCCCTCACCATCCacttcctccacctcctcttCACATGCCTCTACACGCGCTCCCTCCCCCGCAACTCTATGTGGTGGTTCACCATGctcgcctcctccgccaccgCCGTCGGCCTGGGCATGTGGGGATGCCGCTACCGCGAGCTCCagcccgtcttcttcctcggcggcaGGATCCTCGGGTCTGGCACGTCCGGCCCTTCAAACAGGGGCCCCGGCGCAAGAGAGGACGCATTGCACCCGGACGTCGAAGATGGAATGGGCGGATCAAGTACGGCCGGAGAGTACGAAATGAACCAGATAAAGACTTCAGCATAG
- a CDS encoding cytochrome oxidase c subunit VIb domain-containing protein: MGWWPFSADTRADAIRSGTAIPNREERTVCWASRDAYFACLDANNIIDANKDASAAAKACPKQSADFERDCAAAWVKYFKQWRVADLQKKKRLEELRKQGAVEMDVSTSFAPEGGAGEKGKGKGDIQEMLDRKRGR; the protein is encoded by the coding sequence ATGGGCTGGTGGCCGTTTTCCGCAGACACCCGGGCCGACGCCATCCGCAGCGGCACGGCCATTCCCAACCGCGAGGAGCGCACCGTCTGCTGGGCCTCACGAGACGCCTACTTTGCCTGCCTGGACGCCAACAACATCATTGACGCCAACAAGGACGcttccgccgccgccaaggcgTGTCCCAAGCAGTCCGCCGATTTCGAGCGCGACTGCGCGGCCGCCTGGGTCAAGTACTTTAAGCAGTGGCGCGTAGCGGatctgcagaagaagaagaggctggaggagctgcgcaaGCAGGGCGCTGTCGAGATGGACGTTTCGACTAGCTTTGCGCCGGAGGGGGGTGCTGGAGAGAAAGGGAAGGGGAAGGGCGATATCCAGGAGATGTTGGATCGGAAGAGAGGGAGGTGA